A stretch of the Panthera uncia isolate 11264 chromosome E2 unlocalized genomic scaffold, Puncia_PCG_1.0 HiC_scaffold_20, whole genome shotgun sequence genome encodes the following:
- the DERPC gene encoding decreased expression in renal and prostate cancer protein: MKEPRIFPRERPTPWTRAQLPPRGRLDGSLGPQGGPVLNTGHPLGMNSDPFLMATGSLGGNLAPFPRNPSPFPTSSGSLASNPAPFPAGARDPSMASFPRGMNPTGTGAVSFPRPGGLLGPGPGPGPGPGPSLNPRAGALPGPGPLSNPRLGGLPGPGPMSNPRAGGLLGTGPDPRSGGPMGPGSGPNLRAGVLLPSGNGAPNPRPVGLGPGPSPNLRSGFVGTNPAPRSGMFPGPGLGPNPRANSLGPGLGPNPRAGGLGPGPNLDTRAGGLLGTGSGLNLRMAGPQGLDLAPILRAAGLLGANSAAFSQASGNMGTSPSSMARVPGPMGPNSGPGSRGIGLPGPNPSPMSRAPGPIGPNSAHFSRPAGPMGVNASPFPRGTGSGGLNPAAFSQSSGTLASNPANFQRSAGLQGSSPAIFPRTSGPLGPNPANFPRASGLQGPSPAAFPRSTGPLGPGQVTFPRSAPGPLGSSPAGPVGINPAPFARPTGTLGLNPASFPRMNGPVSKTLVPFPRVGNLPGTNPAAFPRPGGPMAAMYPNGMLPP, from the coding sequence ATGAAAGAACCCCGGATTTTCCCTAGAGAGCGGCCAACTCCTTGGACTCGTGCTCAGTTGCCACCTCGAGGACGACTCGACGGTTCCTTGGGACCACAGGGGGGTCCTGTCCTAAACACAGGTCACCCGCTGGGCATGAACTCTGATCCCTTCCTTATGGCAACTGGTTCTCTTGGTGGAAATTTGGCCCCATTTCCAAGGAACCCATCGCCTTTTCCAACTTCATCAGGCTCATTGGCTTCAAATCCAGCACCTTTCCCTGCTGGTGCTCGTGATCCAAGCATGGCTTCTTTTCCAAGAGGGATGAATCCCACTGGCACAGGTGCAGTTTCTTTCCCAAGGCCTGGTGGCCTCTTGGGCCCAggtccaggcccaggcccaggcccaggcccatcTCTAAACCCAAGGGCAGGGGCTCTACCAGGCCCAGGGCCTCTGTCTAATCCAAGGTTAGGGGGTCTCCCGGGGCCAGGTCCTATGTCCAACCCAAGGGCAGGTGGTCTCCTGGGAACAGGTCCTGACCCCAGAAGTGGCGGCCCCATGGGCCCTGGATCTGGGCCCAACCTGAGAGCAGGTGTCCTGTTGCCTTCTGGGAATGGTGCTCCTAATCCTAGGCCTGTTGGCCTGGGACCAGGACCCAGTCCCAATCTGAGATCAGGCTTCGTTGGTACAAACCCTGCCCCGAGATCAGGTATGTTTCCAGGCCCTGGCCTTGGGCCCAACCCAAGAGCAAATAGCCTGGGCCCAGGCCTTGGGCCCAACCCAAGGGCAGGTGGCCTGGGACCAGGCCCAAATCTGGACACCAGAGCAGGTGGCCTCCTGGGCACGGGATCTGGTCTTAACTTAAGGATGGCTGGACCTCAAGGCCTAGATCTTGCCCCCATTTTAAGAGCAGCAGGTCTATTAGGAGCAAATTCAGCTGCTTTCTCACAGGCTTCTGGAAACATGGGCACAAGCCCATCCTCTATGGCAAGAGTACCTGGCCCCATGGGCCCAAACTCGGGTCCTGGTTCTCGGGGAATTGGCCTTCCAGGGCCAAATCCATCTCCCATGTCCAGAGCTCCTGGCCCCATAGGCCCTAATTCAGCTCATTTTTCAAGGCCAGCTGGGCCTATGGGAGTAAATGCCAGTCCCTTTCCAAGGGGGACCGGTTCAGGGGGGCTGAATCCAGCTGCCTTTTCTCAGTCTTCTGGCACATTGGCTTCAAATCCAGCTAACTTCCAGAGGTCTGCTGGCCTCCAGGGCTCAAGTCCAGCAATTTTCCCAAGAACCTCTGGGCCACTAGGCCCCAACCCAGCTAACTTCCCAAGGGCCAGTGGCTTGCAGGGCCCAAGTCCTGCTGCCTTCCCAAGGTCTACTGGCCCATTAGGCCCTGGTCAGGTTACTTTCCCCAGGTCAGCTCCTGGGCCCCTGGGCTCTTCTCCAGCAGGCCCTGTGGGCATCAACCCAGCTCCTTTTGCAAGGCCAACTGGGACCCTGGGTCTAAACCCGGCTTCCTTTCCAAGGATGAATGGCCCCGTGAGCAAGACTTTGGTCCCATTTCCTAGAGTGGGGAACCTCCCAGGCACAAACCCAGCTGCTTTCCCCAGACCAGGGGGTCCTATGGCTGCAATGTACCCAAATGGAATGTTACCCCCTTAA
- the CHTF8 gene encoding chromosome transmission fidelity protein 8 homolog: MVQIVISSAGAGGLAEWVLMELQGEIEARYSTGLAGNLLGDLHYTTEGIPVLIVGHHILYGKIIHLEKPFAVLVKHTPGEQDCDELGCKTGTRYLVTALIKNKILFKTRPKPIITNVPKKV, encoded by the exons ATGGTGCAAATTGTTATTTCCAG TGCCGGGGCTGGAGGCCTGGCAGAATGGGTGCTGATGGAGCTACAGGGGGAGATCGAGGCTCGCTACAGCACTGGATTAGCTGGAAACCTCCTGGGAGACCTACATTACACCACTGAG GGAATCCCTGTGCTGATCGTGGGGCATCATATCCTGTATGGAAAAATCATCCACCTGGAGAAACCTTTTGCCGTCCTTGTCAAACACACTCCTGGGGAGCAGGACTGTGATGAGCTTGGCTGCAAGACTGGCACCCGGTACCTGGTGACAGCACTCATCAAAAACAAGATCCTTTTCAAAACTCGCCCCAAGCCCATTATCACCAACGTCCCCAAGAAAGTATGA